One Mailhella massiliensis DNA segment encodes these proteins:
- a CDS encoding TetR/AcrR family transcriptional regulator, whose product MNEDVFEPLDCPCESGARPGRNAAQTRLRILKNAEKLFSRYPYELVSLRRVADMSGVNVALISRYYGSKKDLFRAVFESISSRRPPLSDENKLGDLAGRIVRSFEIGFEDDGLLELLNILMLSSMSQEASPVIQEKMQSFLTDIEKTEGEGGVPSARILTSCILGMLLLRRLLPEGVPPTVSTSEMREALRILRHALDCRSPGAPL is encoded by the coding sequence ATGAATGAGGATGTTTTCGAACCTCTGGATTGCCCGTGTGAATCCGGCGCAAGGCCCGGCCGTAATGCCGCGCAGACCAGACTCAGAATACTGAAAAATGCCGAAAAGCTTTTTTCCCGGTATCCGTATGAGCTTGTGTCGCTGCGCCGGGTGGCCGACATGTCGGGGGTCAACGTGGCGCTGATCTCCCGTTATTACGGTTCGAAAAAGGATCTGTTCCGCGCCGTGTTCGAAAGCATTTCCAGCCGCAGGCCGCCGCTCAGCGATGAGAACAAGCTGGGGGATCTGGCGGGCAGAATCGTCCGTTCCTTCGAGATCGGCTTCGAGGATGACGGTCTGCTCGAACTGCTGAACATACTCATGCTTTCTTCCATGTCGCAGGAGGCTTCTCCCGTGATTCAGGAAAAGATGCAGAGCTTTCTTACGGACATTGAGAAGACGGAAGGGGAAGGGGGCGTGCCCTCGGCCCGCATTCTCACATCCTGTATTCTGGGTATGCTGCTGTTGCGTCGTCTTCTGCCCGAAGGCGTGCCTCCCACCGTTTCCACCTCGGAAATGCGCGAGGCGCTGCGTATTCTGCGCCATGCTCTGGACTGCCGCAGCCCGGGCGCGCCTCTGTAA
- a CDS encoding MipA/OmpV family protein, which translates to MHLRNLFLLAAAVLLPWNAAFADELSLSVGAFATQSEYKGADTRVLPMPVIQYEGNRFFLKNAEAGVYVWSDERQRLSAGLTLLPLYLRTGKCDDQAMKQLDNRNIIVLGTLGYELETEYGRLRLTASGDVTGTSDGFLASAVYAYPLRRGALTLTPNAGVIFASSDFNDYYYGVSHAEAARSGFSHYDPEASFTPFLGVAANYRLSDHWSLFATWKITFLSDEVKDSPMVDRDTQHIFGGGITYSF; encoded by the coding sequence ATGCATCTGCGCAACCTGTTTCTGCTCGCGGCCGCCGTGCTGCTGCCGTGGAACGCGGCCTTTGCCGACGAGCTTTCCCTGAGCGTCGGCGCCTTTGCGACGCAGTCCGAATACAAAGGCGCCGACACGAGAGTACTGCCCATGCCCGTGATTCAGTATGAAGGCAACCGCTTCTTTCTCAAGAATGCGGAAGCGGGCGTTTATGTATGGAGCGACGAAAGGCAGAGGCTCTCCGCGGGGCTCACGCTTCTTCCCCTGTATCTTCGCACCGGCAAGTGCGACGATCAGGCCATGAAGCAGCTCGACAACCGCAACATCATCGTGCTCGGCACGCTGGGCTATGAACTGGAAACGGAATACGGACGGCTCAGGCTCACGGCGTCCGGCGACGTCACCGGAACAAGCGACGGTTTTCTCGCTTCCGCAGTCTACGCCTATCCGTTGCGCCGGGGCGCGCTGACCCTTACCCCCAACGCGGGCGTGATTTTCGCCAGTTCCGACTTCAACGACTATTATTACGGCGTAAGTCATGCCGAAGCGGCCAGAAGCGGATTTTCCCACTATGATCCCGAAGCCTCGTTCACGCCCTTCCTCGGCGTCGCCGCAAACTACAGGCTCAGCGATCACTGGAGTCTCTTCGCCACATGGAAGATCACCTTCCTCAGCGACGAAGTGAAAGACAGCCCCATGGTGGACAGGGACACGCAGCACATCTTCGGCGGCGGCATCACCTACAGCTTCTGA